The window CTTTATAACTCTTATCATTAAGGATAATCTCACCACCAACTGCGCCTACAATTCCAGCCGAGATTATCTGGGTTGTAGGGGTTGGTGCAACAGCAACACCGGCTTTGATTACGGGCTTTTCATCCTTCAGGGTCGTACCACCAGGTGTGACCCCGGATGAAACAATATTTCCCTCTGACCGTTTGGTTTTTTTAGATTTCTCATCCATTTTACATCTCCTTAATTATAGTTTACTTAAATAATTATTCTTGTCAATGCGGGATTTGTTATTATCCAAGATATTCATCAGATTAACAGAACCAGCAAGGATCAAAGTCACCCCCAATTTCATCATCACCGACATATTCACTGGTCAATCGCATCTCATATTTACCATCAACTCTAATAACAAAAATATCGCAACCATTACCATTCATCTTACGAGAGGCAAACAATATCCACTGATTATCAGGTGACCAATCACCTATCCATCCTTTTATTTCAGTGAGACGCCTTCTATTCTCACCATTAGAGTCCATTATATAGAGGTCGTTGCTATTACAAAATGCGATCTTTCTACCATCTCTGCTCCAGAGCGGTTCATAATCGTCTTTTTCAAACAATGTAAGTTTTTCCAATTTGCTTCCATCGGTATTGATTATATACTTTTCGCCCTTCTCGGTAGAAAAAAAGATTTCCTCATCAGAAATCCAGCAAAAGTAGTCAACCGATTCTTCATGCGTGAGGCGGTACATATTCCAGTTATCAACGTCACTTATCCAAATATCACATTTCCATTCTTTTGTTCCCTTGAATGCAATCTTCTTTCCATCCGGTGAGAACTTCGGAAAACTGGGTCCAATATCTTCATTCATTGGCAATTTTTTATATATCCCTTGTTGAATGTCGATAATATAAATTTCTGGAAGAGAATTTATATAACGCTCCGCCCCAAAAGGTAAACGCGTAATACTATATCCCTTATCAATTCTGCTGGCATAATATAATGCATCAACATCCGCAAGTGGTCGGTTTGAAAATCGCAATCCTGAAACAAAAACAATCTTATTTCCATCATTTGAGATATTTGGCATTTCACCGTTCGGATAAATCACTTTCAATCCCGAGCCATCGGATGCCATTGCCATTACTCCCTGTCCAAATCGGGTAAATATTATATTCCAACTTAAATCAGGTCGATTTGGAAGCTCCTTATCTTCAATATCAGGGGCGACGCTTTCCACAGTAATACTTGCCCCTTTTTCTTTAAGGAAATTTACAATCTCTGAATGTCCATTTTTAGAAGCCCACATTAAAGCAGTCCAGCCGTTTTTATCTTTTGCATTAATATCCGCACCCTTATCCAATGCTGCTTTAAGCACAAGCATATTCCCATCTTTAGCTGCTTCAATTAGAACTTCGTTTAAGTCCATTGTGTTTTTCTCCATTGTATTTTATGGGAGCACTGGATTATAGCAAAACTACCAGTGCTCCCGATGCCATTAAGTGTTTTATTATCGGTTGCCATCTCTATATAATAAAATGCCAACAAATTTAACCAGAGGTGATATAATTGCTATTTTTACAATTTCTTTGAGGACTCCAGATTGCGCAATCAACTGAGCGAGAAATGGTGAAAAGAGGTAATAACAGTGGACAAAAAGTGTTCCTAACATTGATTTTGTAAGAACATGGTCTCTGAATTGTGGGATAAGGACAATCTCATTGGCGGGTAGAGAATCATTGAGGGCGGCGGAAATGAAACAACTAGATTTTGTGTTTTTAGCGCTGAATTTGCTTGGTCTTCCGCAGTAAATCTCAATTTTAAAGGTCTCAGGTAATTGATACATAATTACCCAATTTCTGATGTCCTTTTTAAGAAGTCTTTCTACTTCGTTAACCATAAGGGGATCATCGGCGCGGAATTTTTTTATAAGCGGAAGAATAGAACGATATATAATGTGGTCGCCTTCGGGTTTAGTTATCATTAGCCGTGAGATTGTGGGATCGAGATAATCTCTATACCGATTCCGCAGTTCATAGATTTTTTGGGAAGTCTCTCCGTATTTCATTTTTTTGCTCTTTCTGCTCTTTTAGCAGCAACAAGTCCCATATCACTTAATGGTTCAGCATCAGCAATTTTTTCATAGGCCTCAATACCTTTATTTCTGTCCCACCAGAATATAGCATCAGCCGCGTCTAATGCGAGTTTTGTCTTTGGGTCAAATTCAATAACTTTTTGATAGGCTTGTATAATCTCCCCTTTTTTTCCGCCAGTCAAACCAGCCCCCTTTTTATCCATAGCAAGAGCCAGATTATAAAGTGCTGTCTGGTCAGGTTCATTTTTTATTGATTCTGTATACGCAGTAATTGCACTATCCCAGTTCTCTCTCAAAAAATGGGTTTGCCCGATCAAGAAATAAGCCTCAGATCTTAGCGAACTTATGGTTTCGTTTTCAACCGTAACTTCAGGCTTTAATTGCTCTGCCTGAGTGAGTATCTTGAGCGTCAGTTTCATATCACTTTCAATATCTTGAAGATACTTTCTTACATTTGAGAGGGCAGAACTATATTCCGGACTGTCTCTTTCATATCTGTCAAGCAATTTCCTTATTTCGCCGTATGTAGATTGATTCTCTTCTATAAATGACTTCGCTAATATTAAATAATATTCTGCAGTATTTCGTTGCATTTTCGCTCCTTTTTATCCTGAATTAATTCTGCTTCAATTCACATTTTTACACTCGCTTTCTAAGACAAGGGGCAAGTGAAACAATGAAATCTTACACTTACCCCTCATACCTACAACTATTTCTTCCGGACAAGAAATAGAATAACAACCGCAATAATTACGATAGCAATGACAACAACCATTCATCATCTCCTTACATTAATTAGTATTCGATCACTTCTTGTCCGCCGAAGGATTTCGCCACTTCAAGATAGGCTTTTAGCGTCTTGCCTGCTTCTTTAAGACTTTCCGCAAAGCTAATGACTTCGGACAAATCTTTACATTTGTAAGTTTGTCCAGAGAGGAAATCTTTTACCTTCACATCAAGCATATAATCCGTAGGATGTCCCCAGATGCTTACCATTTTTTTCTGGAAGAGTATATCATTTTCAAGTTTATAATTATGAATAAGTTTCTTTTCCTCTTCAGATAATTCAACCTGAGCGCGTACTTCAAACTTTACACCACCGAGTAGTCCTTTGCTTTGATTCTTCGTCAGTATAAGTTTCATTTTAGCCTCCTCATAATTATTTATACCTTGCCTGTCCCCCCACAGTTTGGGCACTTTAAATAGCCCTCGCCGTGGCATCTATCGCATTTTTGGGAAATTAATGTCCCTGTGCTACCTGCACCGTGACATTTGGGACATTTAACTATACCTTTACCTTTACAGGTTGGACAAGTAGCCATTTTTTCTCCTTTCCCCGCTTATGCGGGATTTGCCGTTTAGGGCACGGCTTTGCCCTGGGTGTTCGCAGGCACACCCAGGCCCTTTTGATTAAACACCCTCACCCTCACCTTAATCCTCTCCCTTCAAGGGAGAGGAGAACCGGGGGAAATCTCCTTTCAAGGGAGAGGAGACGGTAAGGGATTTATTTTTCTTTCCATTTTGTGCAGGAAGCATTCCATCTCACCTTATCGCCTGATAACTGGCATTTGCCCTGGTCTTTTTTATCCCCAAACATACCATAATCAGGCTGATAATATCGGCAATTTGTGCAGATTTTTTCTGGCATTTTTCCTCCTTTCCCCGCATTGCGGGAAGATTATTTTCTCTGGTCTTGACTTTATGACTGTTTTGACTAAAATTTAGTATGGAGTTATTTGCAATAATGATGGGGGTCTTCAGTGTAGTCTTGGCTGGCGTTGGAATAGGCTTCGCAATCAATTTAAGCAAACGGACTGACCGTCTAGAAAGGGAAGATGCAAGGGCAAAAGAGTTGATTCACGAAGGAAACATAAGGCTGGAGAAGATAATTTAGGAAGGCAACGAGCGTGTGGAGAAGTTGATTCAAGAGGGTAATGAACGTGTGGAGAGGATGATTCAGGAAGGCAACGAACGTGTGGAGAAGATGATTGAGGAAGGCAGGCGTGAGACAAGGGAGTTGATTAAGTATATCGCAAGTCTTATCTCCGTCGAGGCAGAAAAGACCAGAGAAATAATTCGCTTACCACGCTAACCACCAACTTTTATTCACTCTCACCCTCTTCTCCCATCAGAGTGGATTGGAAGGTGATTATAAATTTTCAAAGACCAAATCAGCCATGGGCTGATATTTTCGCCCGAATTAATCCTGGCCTGATGAAAATCAGGGTCGGGCGCTAAAATTTAAAAAAGAAATTCCAATTACCAAATCCCAAACAATAGATAAATTCCAAAAAGCAACAGCGAGATTCTGTGCGTCAGGATGAGATGCTGAAATAAATTCAGCATGACAGGAAGGACTTTGTAACTTCATCTATTCTCCGAGGATTTCAGCAATTTTGGATTTCAAGACTTCAGGCGGGCTGGACTTTGGAATGAAGCGGTCGCCGAGCATTGTTTTTGCCCTTAAAGCAAGTTCTTTTTCTGGATAACCGGTAATGATTATAAATCGTGATTTGTCTTTTGCCATTTCATAGAGGTCAAGCCCAGTAATTTCGTTTAAGAATAAGTCCGCGATGATTAAATCATATGAGTCTTCTTTTAATTTTTTTAATGCCTCTTCGGCACTGGAGTATTCTTCAACGGCATAATCATTAACAAAGAGTAAGGCAAGCGAGCGCAATGTAGTTAGGTCATCTTCAACCAACATTATTCTTTTCAAAATTTCTCCTCACTTTTTCCCTATCAAAATCAGGCTCAAAATTACGGGCGGAAGTTTTTAAAAATTATATTTTCACTCCTTTAACTTCCGCCCCTTTACTCTACCCCATAAATAATATAGCAAATTTTGTGCCTGAAGGAATAAGATAAAAATAATGAAATTTCAAGAGAAATTTTTACTAAATGTGGCTGTATGTGATGGATGTAATCACACCTTCAAATAGTGATTGACAGATTGATGGGAATATTTACCATGAGTGTCAAGAAAACTTATGAAATTTCAAACCAATTTACCAAATAAACCCGATTAAAAGAGTATGTATGTGTGTGACGGACAAAATCTTAGGTGTGATGGGAAAAGTCACGATTTGGTGAGTCATCCGATGGTCCAATTTTTCATTAGAACCATTGGTAATGGTTTGAGGATGCTATTTATTGGGTTTAAGAATTCACATAATTTCTTTTTATTTGGATGTTCGGGATTTATTATCTTTAACTTTGTAATTACCATAATTTAATTTCCTTTTGCAATATTATACATCCCGATCAAACAAAATCAAGATTTTTTTATTCCTAATTTTTTTATTTTGCGGTGTAATTCTTCCCTTGATATGCCGATTTTCTTTGCCGCACGGGTGATGTTCCAGTTTTCGTTTTGAAGAACTGTAGTAAAATATTCTTTTTCAAATTGCCAGAGTGCCTGTTTTCGAGCTTCTTTATAAGCAAGGCTAAAGCCTTGCCCTACAGGGGATTTGTCAACTTCACCCCCACCCTTCTTCTCTCCCTTCAAGGGTGGGGGAGAAAAAGATTTGGAAAACATCTTCAGGATTTCTTCTTCACTTTCGGTCATTAAATAACATTCAATTATATTCCTTAATTCCCGTGCATTACCAGGCCAGTCATATTCCATAAATGCATTCATAAGTTTTTCAGAAATTTTATGAGACTTTTTTGAAAGGGGGTCAAAGGTTTTAAAAAAATACTCAACAAGCAAGGGAATATCTTCTTTTCGCCTCCTCAAAGGTGGCATATCAACGGCAAAGACTTTTAATCGATAATAAAGGTCTTCGCGAAACTTTTTTGATGCTGCCATTTCTTCAAGATTTTGATTTGTTGAGGCAATGATTCTTGTATCTACTTTTACAGGTCTCGTTCCACCAAGTCTATAGAATTCTCCGGTCTCAAGGAATCTCAAAAGTTTCGGTTGCAAATTTATGGGCAGGTCAGCAATTTCATCTAAAAATAGTGTCCCTCTATGGGCGAGTTCAATCTTGCCAGATTTTCTTTGTTTGGCATCAGTGAATGCACCCTTTTCGTAACCAAACAATTCCGATTCAAAGAGATTCTCGGGGATTGAAGGACAATCAATGGGCAGAAATGGAAATGGTTTCCTCGGGCTTAAATTATGTATCAGTCTTGCACAGACCTCTTTACCGGTACCGGTCTCCCCGGTGATTAAAACACTGATGTCTTCCTTTGCTGCCTTTTCTATCTTTCTTTTGATTTCAACCATAAGCGGACTTTCCCCAATCAAATCAAATCCAGGTCTTATTTCTAAGATTGACTGCGAAATGCCACGAAATTGCTCAAGTTGTCTTCTTTCCTGCACAATCTTAATAAAATTGGCAACCTTTATTTTCAATTCTTCAGGAGGAATCCCTTTTGTGAGATAGTCATCAGCCCCGGCTTTGATTGCCTGGACTGCGGTCTCTATTGAGCCGTAACCGGTTAAAACTACCACAAATGTCTCTGGTGACATTTCTCTTGATTCTTTTATGAGCGACAGTCCATCTTCAAGATTGGGAAAGTAAAGGTCGCATAATAAAAGGTCAATCTCATATTCCTTCAATATCTTTATCGCCTCGTCTTTTGTTGTAGCAATCTGGGGTTGATATTCTTTGAGGACCATTGCCAGTCCTTCTACAACAATCTTTTCGTCATCAGCAATTAGAATCCTGTACACTTCTACCTCCAGATTATTGAAAATATCATTAACCTATTGTTTTGTCTATCTAACTTCATTTGTAATACTCCGAGGCAGCGTAATTATAAATTTGACTCCGATGCCCGGTTTATTTTCAATCTTAATTTCGCCATTATGGACTTCAACAATTTCCCTAACAAAGGATAGTCCAAGACCAAGCCCTTTCTTTTTTGTCGTGGTGAAAGGTTCAAAAATTTTATCAAGGATTTCTTCAGGTATTCCACCGGATTTATCTGAGATTTCTATATACACGGATGGGTTAAGATTGGTTTTACCCTCACCCTTTCCCTCTCCCTTCAAGGACGAGGGGATAGAAATAGTTTTAATTGTGATATGACAGTCGTCTTTCTTTGCCTCATAAGAGTTTTGAAAGAGATTCAAAAATACCCGTCGCCACTGAGCAGGGTCAATCATTAAAATTCCGACTTCA is drawn from candidate division WOR-3 bacterium and contains these coding sequences:
- a CDS encoding sigma-54 dependent transcriptional regulator, yielding MYRILIADDEKIVVEGLAMVLKEYQPQIATTKDEAIKILKEYEIDLLLCDLYFPNLEDGLSLIKESREMSPETFVVVLTGYGSIETAVQAIKAGADDYLTKGIPPEELKIKVANFIKIVQERRQLEQFRGISQSILEIRPGFDLIGESPLMVEIKRKIEKAAKEDISVLITGETGTGKEVCARLIHNLSPRKPFPFLPIDCPSIPENLFESELFGYEKGAFTDAKQRKSGKIELAHRGTLFLDEIADLPINLQPKLLRFLETGEFYRLGGTRPVKVDTRIIASTNQNLEEMAASKKFREDLYYRLKVFAVDMPPLRRRKEDIPLLVEYFFKTFDPLSKKSHKISEKLMNAFMEYDWPGNARELRNIIECYLMTESEEEILKMFSKSFSPPPLKGEKKGGGEVDKSPVGQGFSLAYKEARKQALWQFEKEYFTTVLQNENWNITRAAKKIGISREELHRKIKKLGIKKS
- a CDS encoding tetratricopeptide repeat protein, which translates into the protein MQRNTAEYYLILAKSFIEENQSTYGEIRKLLDRYERDSPEYSSALSNVRKYLQDIESDMKLTLKILTQAEQLKPEVTVENETISSLRSEAYFLIGQTHFLRENWDSAITAYTESIKNEPDQTALYNLALAMDKKGAGLTGGKKGEIIQAYQKVIEFDPKTKLALDAADAIFWWDRNKGIEAYEKIADAEPLSDMGLVAAKRAERAKK
- a CDS encoding CFI-box-CTERM domain-containing protein; translation: MKYGETSQKIYELRNRYRDYLDPTISRLMITKPEGDHIIYRSILPLIKKFRADDPLMVNEVERLLKKDIRNWVIMYQLPETFKIEIYCGRPSKFSAKNTKSSCFISAALNDSLPANEIVLIPQFRDHVLTKSMLGTLFVHCYYLFSPFLAQLIAQSGVLKEIVKIAIISPLVKFVGILLYRDGNR
- a CDS encoding ankyrin repeat domain-containing protein, whose product is MEKNTMDLNEVLIEAAKDGNMLVLKAALDKGADINAKDKNGWTALMWASKNGHSEIVNFLKEKGASITVESVAPDIEDKELPNRPDLSWNIIFTRFGQGVMAMASDGSGLKVIYPNGEMPNISNDGNKIVFVSGLRFSNRPLADVDALYYASRIDKGYSITRLPFGAERYINSLPEIYIIDIQQGIYKKLPMNEDIGPSFPKFSPDGKKIAFKGTKEWKCDIWISDVDNWNMYRLTHEESVDYFCWISDEEIFFSTEKGEKYIINTDGSKLEKLTLFEKDDYEPLWSRDGRKIAFCNSNDLYIMDSNGENRRRLTEIKGWIGDWSPDNQWILFASRKMNGNGCDIFVIRVDGKYEMRLTSEYVGDDEIGGDFDPCWFC
- a CDS encoding response regulator; translated protein: MKRIMLVEDDLTTLRSLALLFVNDYAVEEYSSAEEALKKLKEDSYDLIIADLFLNEITGLDLYEMAKDKSRFIIITGYPEKELALRAKTMLGDRFIPKSSPPEVLKSKIAEILGE